CCGCCAGTGCCCCGACGGAGTACCTTCCTTCTATGGCGGCGTTCTCGATACCCAGGTTCCGGATCACGCCTTCTGCCCCGACAGAGCCGAACAGTCCGACCCGGTCGAGGGGAAGGCCGGAGGCACGGCGAATCACGACATTGCAGACAACATGGCCTTTGCCATCAAAGACCCCGGCAAAATGGTTTGGGGCAATGCCAATTGGCTTGAATCCCGCGCCTCCGTCCCATGTGGCCGTACGCGAAGCGTCGATGTCGTGCGTCAGGTAGTACGTTCCATCGAGAGGATAGCCCGGGTCGTTGCCAATACGCTGAAGTTCTGTGATGCTGGATATTGGCGTCGCTCCCGGTTCAGGATCGCGGCCTCGTGAGACCACCAAGGCCACCGCGCTTCCCGGGGCCGCGTGCGTATCCGCCCCCGGGAACTGGCTTATCACAGCACCGGCGGGTACCGTGTCGCTGTACGCTTCCGTCACGGTTCCGACAGCCAACCCGGCAGCGGCGATTGCCGACTCCGCCTCGGCCTGAGACAGACCCACCACCTTGGGTACTCGAACTGGCTCGCGGCCAAGCGACATTACAAGGTCGACCGTAGCTCCCGACAGGACGATTGTTCCCGCCGCGGGCGCCTGGCTGCTCACATGACCTGAAGGCACGGTATCGCTATATTGCCAGGTCACCATTCCCACGCTGAGACCCGCAGCCTTTATGGCGGCCAAGGCAGCCCCCTTGCTGCTTCCCACGACGTCCGGCACAGCCACAGGCTTGGGGCCGAGCGACACGTGCAAATCGACCGAGCTTCCCTGCAACACCTCAGCGCCGGGCAACGGGGCCTGGCGGATAACCTCGCCAGCGGGCACGGTGCTGCTGTATTCCTCCGTCACGATCCCCACGAGCAAACCCGCATCCGCGAGCGCGGCTTCCGCTTCGGTTCGTGACAGGCCTGCTACATCCGGCACGGCAGCGGGCCCGGGGCCAAGCGACACCACCAGGGCTACGGCGGTCCCGGGAGGGGCCATGACGCCTGACGAGGGAGTCTGGGCGATGACACGGCCAGCCGGCACGGTGAGACTATGTTCCGCCGTCACCATGTCCACGACAAAACCTGCGCTGCCAAGCGCCGCTTCGGCGTCGGTCCGTGACAAGCCCGCCACATTCGGGACGGGAATCGGCTCGGGGCCCAGCGACACTATCAGGGCCACGGCGGTCCCGGGAAGAACCAGGGTCCCTGACGAGGGAGACTGAGTTACGACACGGCCTGCCGGCACAGAGCTATTGTACTCCTCCATTACCGCACCCAGGACCAATCGGGCGCTGGCAAGCGCGGTCGCGGCTTGACGCCGCAGCAGGCCTGTCAGGACAGGCACCGGGACCGGCTCGGGGCCCAGCGACACCACCAGGCCCACCGCGGCGCCGGGAGGAACCCCAGTACCGCCGGGAGGATTCTGACGGATGATCATGCCGGGGGGCACGGTTTCACTGTACTGTTCCGTGACCGCTCCCACGGCCAGACCGGCGTTCGTGAGCGCTGTTTCGGCTTCGGCTCGCGACAAGCCCGCCACGTCCGGCACAAGGATTGGCTCAGGGCCAAGTGATACCGCCAGAGCCACTCCACTGTTCGGGGAAACCACCGTGCCCGCCGGCGGACTTTGTCCGATCACGACCCCTGCGGGCACGGTTTCGCTGTAGTGTTCGACGACTGTCGTCACGACCAGGCCGGCGTTTGCGAGCGCCGTTTCGGCTTCGGTTCGCAGCAGGCCCGCTACGTCCGGAACGAGTACTGTCTCAGGGCCCATCGACACCACCAGCGCCACTGCGCTGCCCGGGAGAACCTCCGTGCCGGCCGCTGGGTCCTGGCGGAACACTATCCCCGCGGGCACGGTATCGCTGTATTCGCGGGTCACGGTTCCCACGATCAGGCCCGCGGCAGTAATCGCCATTTCAGCAGCGCTTTGATTCAAGCCCTCTACGCCCGGTACGGGGACGGGCTCCGGACCGAGCGAAACCTCGATCACTACCCAGATCCCGGCGTTGAGCAGTGAACCCGAGGCCAATCCTTGGCTGAGCACGTTTCCCTGAGGCACGGCATCATCGTAGCCATACCGTGTCCGCACCTGGAATCCCGCATCTTCGAGCGCACCGATTGCGGCGGCCTCGGGCATACCTGTCACATTGGGAACGGTGCATTGCGGCGGATTTGCCAAGTACGGATGAGAGCCGGCCGACAGCATGTACCATGCCGCGCCGAAATCCCAGCCGGCGTCCACAAGAATGCTTTGTGTCTGCATCTCTGCCGTGGACAGCCCGTCACCGCCACTCGATACGGCCGTGCCGCTGAGATCGACATCCCAGAAACTGGCATCGACCTCGCCGAAGTCACTGTGGCCTATCAAGCCGCCCATGTAGTTGCCTGAGCAGGAGACGCGACCGGCGGCGTAGCATTCTGAGACGCTGCCGCCCTGTTGTTGACCGACTAACCCGCCCACGTAAGAACTGCCTGACACAGGGCCCGCTGCGTAACACTGAGCCACCTCACTCATGCCCGAGCCTATCAGTCCGCCCAGGCGGGTGTTTCCGGTGACCGCCGAGGTTGCGTAGCTTCGCGATACCTTGCCGCCACTGTGAAAGCCAATAAGTCCGCCGGCATACTCCACGCCCGTCACGGCAGTCGTCACGAAGCAGCGTTCAATCACCCCCCTGTTCTCGCCCGCCAAGGCTCCCGCGCATGCGATATCGAAAAAGCCGCGTTCAGCTACGCCCGAGACGGAGCCTCCCATAAGACCGAGGTCCCGCACAACACCGTCGCCCCCGACTATCCCGAATAGACCCACGTGGGAACTATAGGGCCGGTTGATAACGAGGTTTCTTATGAAATGCCCCTGACCGTCGAACACTCCCGCGAACGGCCGGCCCACTGTGCCGATGGGGACGAATCCCGCTCCGTGATTCCACGCCGCGGTTTCCGAGGCATCGATGTCGTTGCCCAACACATAATCCCAATGGATAGGCCATTGCGGTTCGTAGCCGATCCGCTGCAGATCGCCGATTCCCAGAATGGTCCGGGGTCCCTTGGGCAGAAACACGGCCTCGATGTCCAGCGAGGAAGTCATGACCAGAGGAAACGGATTGGAGCGGAGGACCGGGTGGCTGCCCAGGCCCGTGCCTGTCCATCCCGCAAAGGCGTGCCCAACGGCCGGTTCTGCCGTAACCCAGACCAGGGACCATGCGGGCAGGGAACAGGATTCAGGCACGGTTGAGATCGTGCCATTTACGGACACCGTCGAGAGCGCATATTGCGGGGAGTCTGGAGGCAGTATTCTCAGCCAGGGGTAAGTCACTCCGGCTGCCGACGCCCAGACCCCGTCAAAGTCCCATCCGGCAGCTACAAACGCATCGGGCGTTTGCATCAGAGCCGTAGTCAGACCCGTGCCTCCCTCGGACCGGGTCATCCCGCTGGCTTCGGTATCCCAAAAACAGGCCTCGATAACGCTATAGCCGTTTTCGCCCGATAGACCGCCGGCGTACTGCCGTCCGACTACCGCGCCTGCTGCGTAACATTGGGACAGGACGGCCCCGCCCTCGTTCCATCCGGTCAGGCCGCCGACATAAGCATTGCCGGCCACGGGGCCCGTGGCGAAACACTGGGAGATGCTGGCGCCGTTGTTTGACCCCGCCAGGCCGCCCGCATACTCGTCGCTGATTGCCGAGCCCGAGGCATAGCACTGCTCCAATGCGCCCCCCCGTGTCATGCCAGCGAGGCCGCCTACATCGGATTCGCCCGTCACAGGCCCACTCGCCCAGCACCGGGACACCATGCCATCGAGGTTCCCGCCCAACAAGCCTCCGGCATACGTGCTCGCCGTCACCCGTCCGGTCGCGCAGCAATCGGAGGTCCGGCTGCCATTCCAGCCCACCAGCCCCCCTGCGTAGCAATGGCCAACTATCGTGCCCACTGCATGGCATCGCGTGATCACGCCGCTGCCGGTTGCGTCAAACAGGCCGTTCGTGCCGACGAGACCGCCTACGCCAGCGTATCCCGTGACGGCTGCGTCTGCCGCCCAGCAATCCGACAGCTGGCCGTGATTTCCGCCTGCGAGACAGCCAACCGCCGAATTTCCGGAAACCGTCCCGCCTTGAATCCCCAGATTCCGCACGCTGCCGCCCGCGCCTATCGCCCCGAAAAGCCCGCAGTAATCTTGCCTGCGCCGTTGTATGGTAAGCCCGGAGATCACGTGCCCTTGCCCGTCGAATGTCCCCGTGAATGAGCGGGACGGGTCCGTTTCGTCCCATGTGCCAATTGGCGCGAAACCGGCCTCTTCGTTCCAGTTGGCCGTGTCTGAAGCGTCCAGATCCTGTGTGAGCAGATAGCGGCCGTCAAGGGGGAAGTCTGGCTGATTGCCGATACATTGGAGCTGCTCGATACTCGAAATGGGAATCGGGGCGCCGAGAAATGCCGCCAAGTCCCGTTCACTTGGCTTGGGGGAGTGGCCGCCTACCCGTTNNNNNNNNNNNNNNNNNNNNNNNNNNNNNNNNNNNNNNNNNNNNNNNNNNNNNNNNNNNNNNNNNNNNNNNNNNNNNNNNNNNNNNNNNNNNNNNNNNNNGGTCTGGACTGCGCGGACGGAGCCGGGTTCGAGCCAGCCATCCACTTTCGTGCCGGAAACCCAGGTTCCCTGCCCGTCCTTGTAGAACAGGTAGGCGGGTTCCAGAGCGCTGGCATCCACCCCGTCGGGTACCGGAAGCTGTATGGTCACGGGCTCGCCATAAACCGTGCCGGGGTAAATTTCGTACGCGAAGCCAACGAACTCCGGCCGGTCCGCCGTTTCATCGGATTCCGCAATGGCAGCAGACCCTGCGTACACCGCGTCGCTTACAACAAACTCGTACGTGAAGGGCCCTATTGCCTGGCCGGAGACGGTGTAAGCGCCCGCCGTAAACGTGACGATTTCGTTGACCGCCCATGGCGTCTCGGGCTGGTATACGGCCCAGCCGTCGGCCTGATCAGCGTCAAGCGGCAGCCACAGCACGTTCTCGGATTCCGAAGCGCCCCAACTCACCGTGCCCCAGACCGAGTCCGCGGCGATGCCTGCGCTGCTGCGCAGACGGATCGCGAGCGGCGCAAGCGGAGCGCACAGGCGCATGCCGTTTTCGTCTTGCGCGGACGGCAGCACCGGCTCGAAGACCGTTGTCTCCGCAAACGGCTGGAACGCTTTGCTGACCCACGGACAGCCTGAGCCGTCTTGGGCGGTGTAGGCGCCCGTGACCAAAGCGGTGTCGCCGACTTCCACCGGAACGTCGATATTCTCGGGCGCGTTCCAGCCGGAGACGACCTGGAATTCGACGGTGCACAACCCAGCGGGAACACCTTCCTCGACAAACCCGCTGTCACGCCATTCCGCCGTTCCGACGCGCCGCCATTGCGCGCCGGCATCGACAGCCTCCTGCGGCGTAATGACCACCCAGAGCGAACCGGCGGGAACGATTTCGGTGTACGCCCCGGCTGCCGTCGTAGTTTCGCCGGCCGTAATGGCGACCGTCTGGTTCTCGGGCGTATTCCATCCGGAGACCGTTTGGAACTCGACAACGTGAGAGCCCTCGGGAACGTCCTCTTCCGTGCTGCCGCTGTCAAGCCACTGCGCGGTACCCGCGCGCCGCCACTGAGCGCCGGCAGCTACCGCCTCCGGAGGCGTGATCGTTACCAGAAGCGACCCGGACGGGATCTCGACATAGGTTCCGGTTGCGGATGCTGTCTCGCCGCCGACGACATCCACTTCCTCGTCGTTCGGCGTGGTCCAACCCACAACATCCTTGAACTCGACCGTGTAGGTTCCGGGCGCGATATCGGTTTCGATGGCGCCGCTGGGCAGCCAGTCCGAACCGGTATCCAGCTTGAACACCGCCGATTGCGCCTCTACCGCATCGAGCATCTGCTCCCCGTCGGAGGCCACAACGTTCTGGATGAGAAGGGGCACCGACGCGTCCGCATCCAGCGAACAGTCGAAGTACATCGTGCCAAGCAGGAACGGATTCTGGGCATCCCCGGGATTGCCGCCGCTGCGCACATCGTCGCGGGTCGTAACCGGAGCATTGGAGACGGAATTCATGAACACCAGCCGTACCCGCCCGGCGTTGGAACCGTCGGGTTCGCTCACGCTCACTTCATGTCCGTACCAGTTCGTCAAGTTGTCCGAACACGTGACGCCTGTCTGCTGCCCGGACTCCTCCACGCCAGCTTCCTGTCCGTTGCTGAAATACAGGACCGACGGGTCATAGACCACGTCAAACCCGAACACGGCGGGGGCCGGTCCGTCCGCAAACAGGCCGTCCTTGCTGAAGATGTCCTGAGACGTCACGTCGTCGCCCCGGAATAGCAGCAGGGGCACTTCGAGCACGGCGCCGTTGAGCACGGGCGCGCCGATACGGAACACGTTGCCTGACGTGACCTCGGTCTCGGTCTTGGCGGTGATCGCTCCGATACGCCGCCACATGGCGCCGTCGTCCCGCGCGCCCTGCGGCATGATGGCCACCTGAAGCGCGCCGGTGGCTTTCTCGTATGTTCCTGTCGCCGTGGTTCGCTCATCGAGTTCGATGGTGACGGCGATATCGCCGGGTTCGAGCCAGCCTTCCACGGCGCTGAACTCGATGACATAATCGCCTATCGGCACGTCAGACTCGATATAGCTGCCGTTACGCCATGTCGTGGTTCCGGCGCGGCGCCACTGCGCCCCGGCCAGCCGGGCTTCCACCGGCTCTATCATTACTTGAAGCGAGCCGCTTTCGATAATCTCGACATAGACGCCTGTCGCGGCGGCAGTCTCGCCCTCGACAACACTTACCATCTGGCTTTGGGGCGTCCGCCACCCCTCCAAGGCCTTGAATTCGACGGTATAGTTGCCTTCGGGGAGATTGCGCTCGGTTTCTCCGCTGTCGAACCAGTCCGTCGTGCCCGAGCGCCGCCACTGCGCGCCCGCGCTCACGGCCCCAGCCGGAGTGATAAGCACCTGGAGCGAACCGTACGCGATTTGTTCGTACGTCCCGGCCGCTTCGGCGGTCTCGCTGCGCGGAATGGTCACGGTCTGTGTAGCGGGCGCATACCACCCTTCGATGGCCTTGAACTCGACCCTGCACGACCCCATAGGCACGTCGGCTTCGGTCGCGTCGCTGTTGAGCCATGTGGTCTGCCCCACCCGGCGCCACTGCGCGCCCGCAGACACGGCGGCCGGGGGCGTAATGACCACGTGCAGCGAGCCAACCGTGATCTCGGTGTAGGTCCCGCTTGCCGTGGCTGTCTTCCCGGCCTCGACGGTCACGCTCGTCTCAGCGGGCTTAACCCATCCCGTGACATCGCTGAACTCGACCGTTTGCGGACCTTCGGGCACGTTCGCCTCGGTTGCGCCGCTGGCGAACCATGTGGGGGTGTCCTTTCGATGCCATTGCGCACCAGCGGTAACCGCCGCGGCAGGCGTGATCGTCACCTTGAGGGAACCGACACGCACATACTGGGCGTTCACGGTGGAGATTTCGCCTTCCTTGATTTCCACGGGCTGATCCTGCGGCTTGCCCCAGCCGTCTATCGGCTTGAACTGGACCATCTGCGAGCCCACGGGCACGTTCTGCTCGGTCTCGCCGCTGTTAAGCCACGCCGGCTGCCCAGACCGTTGCCACTGCGCCCCTGCGGCGACCGCCTCGGGAGGCGTGATGTTCACCTTGAGCGCGCCGATACGATAATACTCGCCACTGGTGCTGCTCTCTTGATTATGGGTAATGTTGACCGTCTTACTTGACGGCTCCCGCCAGCCGGCGATGGGCTTGAATTCGACGGTGCACTGTCCAGTAGGCACATCCGGTTCGGTCGTGCCGCTATCGCGCCAGACGGCCTGCCCCTCCCGCCGCCACTGCGCCCCCGCAGTCACTGCTCCCTCAGGCGTGATCGTCACCTTCAACGAGCCATGCCCGACGTAAGCGGCGCTCTCGTCGGTGAGCTGAGCGAGACTGGTGGTCACCGTCTTGTTGGCAGGGGTATCCCACCCAGGCAGGGACTTGAACTCGATGGTGCATTCTCCTACAGGCACCTCGGGTTCGGTCGCGCCGCTATCGAGCCACGTCGGCTGCCCGACCCGCCGCCACTGGGCGCCCGCGGTAACGGCCTCAGCAGGCTGGATCGTCACGCGCAACCGGCTATAGCCAAGGTACACGCCGACCTCGTTAGTGGTTTGGCGGAAGACGATCGCGACCGTCTTGGGTAGCGGGGTGTCCCAATAGTCAGGATTCAGTTCTTTGAACTCCAGTTCACAATTCCCGGCAGGCACGTTCGAGTCGACCTGGCCGCTGTTGAAATACTGGGACCACGTGGTGTCATCACCGCCAGCCGGCCGCCAGCGCCACTGCGCGCCCGCGCCCGCGGCTTCAGTCGGACTGAGCGTGACATGCAGCGAGCCAAGCGGGACATAGGTGCCGGTCTTCGAAGCTGTTTCGCCGCCCACGATAGTGACGCTCGTCTGAGCGGGCGTGGCCCAGTTAGCCACCGATTTGAACTCGATACTGTACGTGCCGACGGGAATACCCGTCTCGGACACACCACTCTCGAGCCATGTGGCGGTTCCCACGCGGCGCCACCGGGCGCCGTCAGTGACCGCTCCCGCAGGCTCGATGGTCACCAGCAGAGAACCAGTGGGTATGAGCACGTAATCGCCGCTCGTCGCGGAGAGCTGATTGAAAGCGATGCTGACAGGTTGGCTGGGGGGCGTGGTCCACCCTGCCACGGGCTTGAACTCGACCGTGTAGGCCCCGGGCAACACCTGCTCCTCGGTGGCGCCGCTATCAAGCCACTGCGTGGTGCCCGCGCGCCGCCACTGGGCGCCTGCGGCGACCGCGCCCGGGGGAGTGAGTGTCGCTGTCAGGAAACCAGCCTGTCGATACGTCGCCTGTGTTGAGGCCTGCTGGCCATAATTGACCGTGACGGTCACATTGTCGGGCGTCCGCCACCAGCCCGCCGCATCTTTGAACTCGATTTCGTGCGTGCCTGCGGGAACATTGCCCTCGATTGCCCCCGCGACCGTTACGCTGTCAAGCCACTGGCTGGTACCCACGCGCCGCCACTGAGCGCCGTCGCTTATCGCTTCGGGAGGCAGAATGGTCACGTCTATCGACCCGACGCGCAAGTAGACGCCATACACGGCAACATCGTCGAGATTCCATCCGCAGAAACGGTCCAGCGAGTCCGTGGGTCCCATGCTCCAGCGAAACCAGACTCTCAGATGCTGATCGGCGTATTGGGAGATATCGTAGGTAACCAGTTCCCAGACGCCCCCGTCCCCATCGGTAATATCTTCGTCAAGAGGGTTGCCCCAGAGTTGGCTCCAAGCAGTGCCGTTGGTGCTGATTTCAAGAACGGCGCTATCCGTCTTCTCGACGCCGAGCCAGCGCCGGAAGGTGAGCCGCGTGTCCGCGAAGTCGGTGCAGTTGATTGGGCCAAGGACGGCATATTCGGTCCCCGCCATTGAATTCTCATAATTGCCTTCGAGGTTGTAACCGACTACGGTGCTGCCGCTGTAGCCTGCCGAGGGATCGGGATTGCCGACCCCGTCCGCGGCCCCGCCGCCTGCCGGCACGCCCCAGGCCCATCCACCCTCGAAGGTCCACAGCGTACCTTGGGGATCCTCGCTCATGTCCGTGCTGTAGGCAACGCGATAGATACGGATGTCGGCGTCGGATTCATCTTTGCAGGTTGAGGTATCCCAATCCGCGCCGGTAAAGATCCGGACGCGGTAGTCGCCTCCGGGGACCATATTGAGCGGCAACGACCAATCGTAGCGGCTCCGGCCGTCGGCATCGGGATCGCCGTCGTAGGCAAGTCCGCTCGCGATGTCCTCAACTACGACATACTCGGAAGCAACGGAATCCCATTTCATAAGCTGAATGTTGACCGGGTCGGTCACATTCGCGGCCCATTCGATGGGGACCGTCAGGTCTTTGTTGGGTTGCCACACTTCCCCGCCGTTGGGCGAGAGAAGCCTTATGAAACCGCCTACGGTAAGGTTTACGGTTACATTTGCCGGAGAATTCAGCGCGCCGGGGGCGGTCACCGTCACGGTCCCCTCGTATGTGCCCACGGGAAGCACGGGCGGATTCTGGGCAAGGTCTATTGCGCGGATGTTGAGGTAAACGGCTTCGGTCATGTTTGCAACGCAGAGGCTCGAGGTCAACGTCGGTTCCAGCCAGTTCCAGGGCGCGTCGGAACAACTGCTGGACACGGTGTATTTCATGGAACCGCCGCCGTTGTTGAGCACGTCGACATGGTAGTCCGTCGAAACCGCGTCGTACGTGAGGTCCACATTCAATTCGGGAGGCGTCACGACGAGAACGTGCCGCTCGGCAACATCGAGGGTGACGTTAACGTTCAACGGCGGCGCCGCCGGTTCGGAAACGAACGTGAGCGTGCCTGTATACGTGCCAGGCGCAAGACTCGTGGCGTTGAAGGACACCGTAAAGTCCGCCCCTCCCACCGGCGCCAAACCCGAGCCCGGAGAGACCAGGAGCCACGGCCGGTTGCTCGTGACCTCGAAATAGAGAGTGCCCTGTCCGCCCGCGTTGTACACCCTGAAGCTCTGGCTGGGAGGGTTCTGTCCCCAGTTGCACCGGGCAACAATGGACGAACACGTCGCGGCGATCTTGGGGCTCCCCGCCACGCCGAGCACCTGCCACTTCGCCACGCCATAAGGATTGACGCCGATCACGAACGGCATGAAATGCCCCTGCGCGCCGAACGAATGGACGGCAAGTTTCGACACGATCGTGCGCCCCGCGTCCAAGTCGTCCCGGTTCCAGAAGCATAGATCCGGGTTGCTCAAGAAGACCTTGTCGGGATTGTTGGGGTCGGTAACGCCAAAAATGGGGTAATACGGCAGCGGAGGGTATGAGTACACAGGGTCCGCGCCATGCCCGAAGTAAAATGTGTCTTTTTCGTCGGGCAACGGGCTCGGATTCGCGTACCAGGGAGTGGTCGCGCCAGGCTCTGCTTCGATGACAAAGGCATAGTAGGGCGTTTTGAAGATCTCTTCCTTCGGGACGGTCGGGTCCTGAATCGAGCTCTCCTTGTTGCTGCCGGTCTGGTCTACATGCCAGACCACGAGGCCGCGCCCCGGCGCCGTCGCGCCCGCGCCGCCATATGGGCCTTCATAACCCGTATCGTTGCGGTTTTCGAGAAGGTAGAACTCAGTCGGCCGATCGGGATTCGTATACTTGTAAAAGCGGTTGCGGTCCGCCTGCAACAATGCATTCATGGGCAGAGTGTCATAAGGGACCTCGACAATCTCGGCCCAATTACCGATGTATTTCAGAATTGGAGCGAAGTGCGGGGGATGTTTGCCTCCGCCTCCGCCCATGAGGCAGTACCAGCCCACGATCGATGCGGATGTGCCAAGATACGAGGCCGTGTACGAGTACAAGTCGGGGAACCCGCAGACTAAGTGGCCGTTCTCGTGGCAGAATGTGCCGAGGGTCAGGCTGTTGCCCATGTCTGTCATCTGGTAAAAACCGGTGGAATGCGGCCAGAGTCCCCGCATCCACCCGGAACTGCGAGTGCCCGCGTAGAAGATATTGATAGCGTCGACCGTCCCGAAATCGAACC
This DNA window, taken from Candidatus Hydrogenedentota bacterium, encodes the following:
- a CDS encoding M6 family metalloprotease domain-containing protein, with product MVVAVLAPAASAVPYFGEEVFTYHQPDGSTFGVRLYGDEFFAYQRTADEGREVVLDEATGFWCYAKLAGDGRSFVSTGAPVITRDKSSLVTGKTGALSAGAAQPLQTLPLDVVMALAKARKEAMGAAARELLAPTGIVQEGEALAKRVGPVVGLCILVDFPDEEGVISRGDVGRFLNEASGYSDFGNACSVNEYFHIESNGKLDYTNIVTPWVRMPHPKFFYDDNSIGGGKASLLVQTALEILDQQGFDFGTVDAINIFYAGTRSSGWMRGLWPHSTGFYQMTDMGNSLTLGTFCHENGHLVCGFPDLYSYTASYLGTSASIVGWYCLMGGGGGKHPPHFAPILKYIGNWAEIVEVPYDTLPMNALLQADRNRFYKYTNPDRPTEFYLLENRNDTGYEGPYGGAGATAPGRGLVVWHVDQTGSNKESSIQDPTVPKEEIFKTPYYAFVIEAEPGATTPWYANPSPLPDEKDTFYFGHGADPVYSYPPLPYYPIFGVTDPNNPDKVFLSNPDLCFWNRDDLDAGRTIVSKLAVHSFGAQGHFMPFVIGVNPYGVAKWQVLGVAGSPKIAATCSSIVARCNWGQNPPSQSFRVYNAGGQGTLYFEVTSNRPWLLVSPGSGLAPVGGADFTVSFNATSLAPGTYTGTLTFVSEPAAPPLNVNVTLDVAERHVLVVTPPELNVDLTYDAVSTDYHVDVLNNGGGSMKYTVSSSCSDAPWNWLEPTLTSSLCVANMTEAVYLNIRAIDLAQNPPVLPVGTYEGTVTVTAPGALNSPANVTVNLTVGGFIRLLSPNGGEVWQPNKDLTVPIEWAANVTDPVNIQLMKWDSVASEYVVVEDIASGLAYDGDPDADGRSRYDWSLPLNMVPGGDYRVRIFTGADWDTSTCKDESDADIRIYRVAYSTDMSEDPQGTLWTFEGGWAWGVPAGGGAADGVGNPDPSAGYSGSTVVGYNLEGNYENSMAGTEYAVLGPINCTDFADTRLTFRRWLGVEKTDSAVLEISTNGTAWSQLWGNPLDEDITDGDGGVWELVTYDISQYADQHLRVWFRWSMGPTDSLDRFCGWNLDDVAVYGVYLRVGSIDVTILPPEAISDGAQWRRVGTSQWLDSVTVAGAIEGNVPAGTHEIEFKDAAGWWRTPDNVTVTVNYGQQASTQATYRQAGFLTATLTPPGAVAAGAQWRRAGTTQWLDSGATEEQVLPGAYTVEFKPVAGWTTPPSQPVSIAFNQLSATSGDYVLIPTGSLLVTIEPAGAVTDGARWRRVGTATWLESGVSETGIPVGTYSIEFKSVANWATPAQTSVTIVGGETASKTGTYVPLGSLHVTLSPTEAAGAGAQWRWRPAGGDDTTWSQYFNSGQVDSNVPAGNCELEFKELNPDYWDTPLPKTVAIVFRQTTNEVGVYLGYSRLRVTIQPAEAVTAGAQWRRVGQPTWLDSGATEPEVPVGECTIEFKSLPGWDTPANKTVTTSLAQLTDESAAYVGHGSLKVTITPEGAVTAGAQWRREGQAVWRDSGTTEPDVPTGQCTVEFKPIAGWREPSSKTVNITHNQESSTSGEYYRIGALKVNITPPEAVAAGAQWQRSGQPAWLNSGETEQNVPVGSQMVQFKPIDGWGKPQDQPVEIKEGEISTVNAQYVRVGSLKVTITPAAAVTAGAQWHRKDTPTWFASGATEANVPEGPQTVEFSDVTGWVKPAETSVTVEAGKTATASGTYTEITVGSLHVVITPPAAVSAGAQWRRVGQTTWLNSDATEADVPMGSCRVEFKAIEGWYAPATQTVTIPRSETAEAAGTYEQIAYGSLQVLITPAGAVSAGAQWRRSGTTDWFDSGETERNLPEGNYTVEFKALEGWRTPQSQMVSVVEGETAAATGVYVEIIESGSLQVMIEPVEARLAGAQWRRAGTTTWRNGSYIESDVPIGDYVIEFSAVEGWLEPGDIAVTIELDERTTATGTYEKATGALQVAIMPQGARDDGAMWRRIGAITAKTETEVTSGNVFRIGAPVLNGAVLEVPLLLFRGDDVTSQDIFSKDGLFADGPAPAVFGFDVVYDPSVLYFSNGQEAGVEESGQQTGVTCSDNLTNWYGHEVSVSEPDGSNAGRVRLVFMNSVSNAPVTTRDDVRSGGNPGDAQNPFLLGTMYFDCSLDADASVPLLIQNVVASDGEQMLDAVEAQSAVFKLDTGSDWLPSGAIETDIAPGTYTVEFKDVVGWTTPNDEEVDVVGGETASATGTYVEIPSGSLLVTITPPEAVAAGAQWRRAGTAQWLDSGSTEEDVPEGSHVVEFQTVSGWNTPENQTVAITAGETTTAAGAYTEIVPAGSLWVVITPQEAVDAGAQWRRVGTAEWRDSGFVEEGVPAGLCTVEFQVVSGWNAPENIDVPVEVGDTALVTGAYTAQDGSGCPWVSKAFQPFAETTVFEPVLPSAQDENGMRLCAPLAPLAIRLRSSAGIAADSVWGTVSWGASESENVLWLPLDADQADGWAVYQPETPWAVNEIVTFTAGAYTVSGQAIGPFTYEFVVSDAVYAGSAAIAESDETADRPEFVGFAYEIYPGTVYGEPVTIQLPVPDGVDASALEPAYLFYKDGQGTWVSGTKVDGWLEPGSVRAVQT
- a CDS encoding PASTA domain-containing protein — encoded protein: MAAFLGAPIPISSIEQLQCIGNQPDFPLDGRYLLTQDLDASDTANWNEEAGFAPIGTWDETDPSRSFTGTFDGQGHVISGLTIQRRRQDYCGLFGAIGAGGSVRNLGIQGGTVSGNSAVGCLAGGNHGQLSDCWAADAAVTGYAGVGGLVGTNGLFDATGSGVITRCHAVGTIVGHCYAGGLVGWNGSRTSDCCATGRVTASTYAGGLLGGNLDGMVSRCWASGPVTGESDVGGLAGMTRGGALEQCYASGSAISDEYAGGLAGSNNGASISQCFATGPVAGNAYVGGLTGWNEGGAVLSQCYAAGAVVGRQYAGGLSGENGYSVIEACFWDTEASGMTRSEGGTGLTTALMQTPDAFVAAGWDFDGVWASAAGVTYPWLRILPPDSPQYALSTVSVNGTISTVPESCSLPAWSLVWVTAEPAVGHAFAGWTGTGLGSHPVLRSNPFPLVMTSSLDIEAVFLPKGPRTILGIGDLQRIGYEPQWPIHWDYVLGNDIDASETAAWNHGAGFVPIGTVGRPFAGVFDGQGHFIRNLVINRPYSSHVGLFGIVGGDGVVRDLGLMGGSVSGVAERGFFDIACAGALAGENRGVIERCFVTTAVTGVEYAGGLIGFHSGGKVSRSYATSAVTGNTRLGGLIGSGMSEVAQCYAAGPVSGSSYVGGLVGQQQGGSVSECYAAGRVSCSGNYMGGLIGHSDFGEVDASFWDVDLSGTAVSSGGDGLSTAEMQTQSILVDAGWDFGAAWYMLSAGSHPYLANPPQCTVPNVTGMPEAAAIGALEDAGFQVRTRYGYDDAVPQGNVLSQGLASGSLLNAGIWVVIEVSLGPEPVPVPGVEGLNQSAAEMAITAAGLIVGTVTREYSDTVPAGIVFRQDPAAGTEVLPGSAVALVVSMGPETVLVPDVAGLLRTEAETALANAGLVVTTVVEHYSETVPAGVVIGQSPPAGTVVSPNSGVALAVSLGPEPILVPDVAGLSRAEAETALTNAGLAVGAVTEQYSETVPPGMIIRQNPPGGTGVPPGAAVGLVVSLGPEPVPVPVLTGLLRRQAATALASARLVLGAVMEEYNSSVPAGRVVTQSPSSGTLVLPGTAVALIVSLGPEPIPVPNVAGLSRTDAEAALGSAGFVVDMVTAEHSLTVPAGRVIAQTPSSGVMAPPGTAVALVVSLGPGPAAVPDVAGLSRTEAEAALADAGLLVGIVTEEYSSTVPAGEVIRQAPLPGAEVLQGSSVDLHVSLGPKPVAVPDVVGSSKGAALAAIKAAGLSVGMVTWQYSDTVPSGHVSSQAPAAGTIVLSGATVDLVMSLGREPVRVPKVVGLSQAEAESAIAAAGLAVGTVTEAYSDTVPAGAVISQFPGADTHAAPGSAVALVVSRGRDPEPGATPISSITELQRIGNDPGYPLDGTYYLTHDIDASRTATWDGGAGFKPIGIAPNHFAGVFDGKGHVVCNVVIRRASGLPLDRVGLFGSVGAEGVIRNLGIENAAIEGRYSVGALAGHSQGTVSQCYAIAEVAGDSFVGGLAGFNAGSISRSYAAVRLSASSTYAGGLTGWNDGLLSMSYALGDVTGNDCVGGLIGWNSDKGSFRQC